From Anopheles funestus chromosome 3RL, idAnoFuneDA-416_04, whole genome shotgun sequence, a single genomic window includes:
- the LOC125768947 gene encoding cuticle protein 19-like: MKITIIAFALLAVAVAAYEHEDYHSHPSYKFEYGVKDPHTGDHKSQWEHRDGDVVKGAYTLHEADGTERVVEYSSDKHNGFQAHVKRVGHAHHPEVYGHHEGGHSYGGHGHGHASSYANGNLHQYHH; this comes from the exons ATGAAGATCACTATTATCGCCTTCGCCCTTCTGGCTGTGGCCGTTGCCGCTTACGAGCACGAGGACTACCATTCGCATCCCAGCTACAAGTTCGAGTATGGAGTGAAGGATCCCCACACCGGAGACCACAAGAGCCAGTGGGAACATCGGGACGGAGATGTCGTCAAGGGAGCCTACACCCTGCACGAGGCCGATGGAACTGAGCGAGTGGTCGAGTACTCGTCCGACAAGCACAACGGCTTCCAGGCTCATGTGAAGCGTGTGGGTCATGCTCATCACCCGGAAGTCTACGGACACCATGAGG GTGGACACTCGTACGGTGGACACGGTCATGGACATGCCAGCAGCTATGCCAACGGAAACCTCCATCAGTATCATCATTGA
- the LOC125768910 gene encoding uncharacterized protein LOC125768910 — MLILPYFSFPYETLSTGKFTKRIGKDNPRASDFHFICRSYRSISTPICKVNRNPTKGTHAFKPYSFQTIFKRSYSTQMPTVDRQPSLNLHSPNQQAKELPKMMKITIAALALLAVAVAAYEHEDYHSHPSYKFEYGVKDPHTGDHKSQWEHRDGDVVKGAYTLHEADGTERVVEYSSDKHNGFQAHVKRVGHAHHPEVYGHHEGGHSYGGHGHGHASSYANGNLYQHHH, encoded by the coding sequence ATGTTAATACTTCCATATTTCAGTTTCCCTTATGAGACACTTTCCACtggaaaatttacaaaacgtATTGGAAAAGACAACCCACGAGCAAGTGACTTTCATTTCATATGTCGTTCATATCGTTCAATTTCCACGCCTATATGCAAGGTCAACCGTAACCCAACGAAAGGCACACACGCATTCAAGCCCTACTCCTTTCAAACCATATTTAAGCGCTCATATTCCACCCAAATGCCAACAGTCGATCGCCAGCCATCGCTCAATCTACATTCACCAAACCAACAAGCCAAAGAACTTCCCAAAATGATGAAGATCACTATTGCCGCCCTCGCCCTTCTGGCTGTGGCCGTTGCCGCTTACGAGCATGAGGACTACCATTCGCATCCTAGCTACAAGTTCGAATATGGAGTGAAGGATCCCCACACCGGTGACCACAAGAGCCAGTGGGAACATCGGGACGGAGATGTCGTCAAGGGAGCCTACACCCTGCACGAGGCCGATGGAACTGAGCGTGTAGTGGAGTACTCGTCCGACAAGCACAACGGCTTCCAGGCTCATGTGAAGCGTGTGGGTCATGCTCATCACCCGGAAGTCTACGGACACCATGAGGGTGGACACTCGTACGGTGGACACGGTCATGGACACGCGAGCAGCTACGCAAATGGCAACCTGTACCAGCATCACCATTAA